From one Pseudomonas sp. B21-048 genomic stretch:
- a CDS encoding HDOD domain-containing protein, whose product MPAQPQIMVDLQMEQYMPDPDLEVIAKLISQDPGLSGALLKIVNSPYYGLSNKITAIQRAVNLLGSRSIINLINAQSIKGELNDDAIVTLNRFWDTAQDVAMTCLTLAKRVGVQAGDEAYALGLFHDCGIPLMLKKFPDYMKVLEQAYGTASAECRVVDTENKNYNTNHAVVGYYTAKSWRLPEHVTQAIANHHNALAIFSDESSRNTPLKNLLALLKMAEHICASFRVLGNQSEDHEWNSVGPLVLDYIGLSEYDFETQKQEIRDLATR is encoded by the coding sequence GTGCCGGCCCAGCCGCAGATCATGGTGGATCTGCAGATGGAGCAATACATGCCCGACCCGGACCTGGAGGTGATCGCGAAGCTGATCTCCCAGGACCCAGGCCTTTCCGGCGCCTTGCTGAAAATCGTCAACTCGCCGTACTACGGCTTGAGCAACAAAATCACCGCGATCCAGCGGGCAGTGAACCTGTTGGGCAGCCGTTCGATCATCAACCTGATCAATGCGCAATCGATCAAGGGTGAGCTCAACGACGACGCCATCGTCACCCTCAACCGTTTCTGGGACACGGCACAGGACGTAGCGATGACGTGCCTGACCCTGGCCAAACGCGTCGGTGTCCAGGCCGGTGATGAAGCCTATGCGCTGGGCCTGTTCCACGATTGCGGCATCCCGTTGATGCTCAAGAAATTCCCCGATTACATGAAAGTGCTGGAGCAGGCCTATGGCACCGCCAGCGCCGAATGCCGCGTGGTGGATACCGAGAACAAAAATTACAACACCAACCATGCGGTGGTCGGGTATTACACCGCCAAGTCCTGGCGCCTGCCGGAACACGTCACCCAGGCCATTGCCAACCATCACAATGCCCTGGCCATTTTCAGTGATGAATCGTCGCGCAACACACCACTGAAAAACTTGCTGGCGCTCCTGAAGATGGCCGAGCACATTTGCGCCTCCTTCCGGGTGCTGGGCAACCAGTCCGAAGACCATGAATGGAACAGTGTCGGGCCTCTGGTGCTCGATTACATCGGTCTGTCGGAATACGATTTTGAAACCCAGAAACAAGAGATTCGCGACCTCGCCACTCGTTGA
- a CDS encoding class I SAM-dependent rRNA methyltransferase, translated as MSLPSLRLKANADRRLRNGHLWVYSNEIDVAATPLHGFKAGDQAILEAASGKPLGIVAMSPNNLICARLLSRDIKLPLDKSLLVHRLNVALSLRDRLFDKPFYRLVYGDSDLLPGLVVDRFGDILVVQIASATMEAHKDDVIAALTQVLKPSGILFKNDSAARDAEGLNRYVETVFGLVPEWVALEENGVKFEAPVIQGQKTGWFYDHRMNRARLAPYAKGKRVLDLYSYIGGWGVQAAAFGASEVFCVDASAFALDGVERNAALNGVAEKMTCIEGDVFEALKELKASEERFDVIVADPPAFIKRKKDMKNGEGAYRRLNEQAMRLLSKDGILVSASCSMHLPEDDLQNILLTSARHLDRNIQMLERGGQGPDHPVHPAIAETRYIKSITCRLLPNS; from the coding sequence ATGTCCCTGCCTAGCCTGCGCCTCAAAGCCAACGCCGACCGTCGCCTGCGAAACGGCCACTTGTGGGTTTACAGCAACGAAATCGATGTAGCCGCTACGCCTTTGCACGGTTTCAAGGCCGGCGACCAAGCGATCCTCGAAGCCGCCAGCGGCAAGCCGCTGGGCATCGTTGCCATGAGCCCGAACAACCTGATCTGCGCCCGCTTGCTGTCACGCGACATCAAGTTGCCGCTGGACAAGTCGCTGCTGGTGCATCGCCTGAACGTGGCCCTGTCCCTGCGCGATCGCCTGTTCGACAAGCCGTTCTATCGCCTGGTCTACGGCGACTCCGACCTGCTGCCAGGCCTGGTGGTCGACCGTTTCGGCGACATCCTGGTGGTGCAGATCGCCTCGGCGACCATGGAAGCTCACAAAGATGACGTGATCGCGGCACTGACCCAAGTGCTCAAGCCAAGCGGCATTCTGTTCAAGAACGACTCCGCCGCCCGTGATGCCGAAGGCCTCAACCGCTACGTCGAAACCGTGTTCGGCCTGGTGCCGGAGTGGGTCGCGCTGGAAGAAAACGGCGTGAAATTCGAAGCGCCCGTCATCCAGGGGCAGAAAACCGGCTGGTTCTACGACCACCGCATGAACCGCGCGCGTCTGGCCCCTTACGCCAAAGGTAAACGCGTACTGGACTTGTACAGCTACATCGGCGGCTGGGGCGTTCAAGCGGCTGCCTTCGGCGCCAGTGAAGTGTTCTGCGTCGACGCTTCGGCCTTCGCCCTCGACGGGGTCGAGCGCAACGCCGCACTGAACGGCGTCGCCGAAAAAATGACCTGCATCGAAGGCGACGTGTTCGAAGCCCTGAAGGAACTGAAAGCCAGCGAAGAACGTTTCGACGTCATCGTGGCCGACCCTCCTGCCTTCATCAAACGCAAGAAAGACATGAAAAACGGTGAAGGTGCTTACCGTCGTCTGAACGAGCAAGCCATGCGCCTGCTCAGCAAGGACGGCATCCTGGTCAGCGCTTCATGCTCGATGCACCTGCCGGAAGATGATCTGCAGAACATCCTGCTGACCAGTGCCCGTCACCTGGACCGCAACATCCAGATGCTGGAGCGCGGCGGTCAGGGCCCGGATCACCCGGTACACCCGGCCATTGCCGAGACCCGCTACATCAAGAGCATTACCTGCCGTTTGTTGCCAAACAGCTGA
- a CDS encoding SagB/ThcOx family dehydrogenase: MQINPYLFILPRTPGQIVWDYKNHKQFELNLEYSTRLAQLISDPELYNDSNIVDTQLFNAGILTTSIQDTLEWGWDELSKIFHIGTKNIPCVHIPQNIHEWSRHYLDHCTEVLAAPAPHARLTERHAGELIALPKPACPPEGALANVLVSRKTCRTFTDAAVSLKDVSTLLYLSLGYLHERDNDIDETIVEGLGARRSSPSGGGLNACEGFLLVQNVNGLNPGLYAYHPIDHALSFVNPIPSSPLGQLLCGQHFINNLPVGLFITARFDKLWWKYEHSRAYRMAFVEAGHISQTFQLVATALGLNTWLTGALTDDQVEMLLGLENSAEQPLFFVGCGQSEGQVMCKELKELLSSREPQQ, encoded by the coding sequence ATGCAGATAAATCCATACCTGTTCATACTTCCCCGTACGCCCGGACAAATAGTCTGGGATTACAAAAATCACAAACAATTTGAACTCAATCTTGAATATTCAACCCGGCTCGCACAACTTATCAGCGACCCCGAACTGTATAACGACAGCAACATAGTCGACACTCAACTTTTTAACGCTGGAATACTGACCACTTCAATACAAGACACTCTTGAATGGGGCTGGGATGAACTGTCGAAAATATTTCATATCGGCACCAAGAACATCCCCTGCGTACATATTCCTCAGAATATCCATGAATGGTCCCGACACTATCTGGACCATTGCACCGAAGTACTGGCCGCTCCCGCGCCGCACGCCAGGCTTACAGAACGCCATGCAGGTGAGTTGATTGCCCTGCCAAAACCTGCCTGCCCACCCGAAGGTGCTCTTGCCAATGTCCTGGTCAGTCGAAAAACCTGCCGCACTTTCACGGATGCAGCGGTTTCACTGAAGGATGTCAGCACACTGCTTTACCTGTCCCTGGGCTATTTACATGAGCGTGACAACGACATCGACGAAACCATCGTCGAAGGTCTCGGTGCCCGGCGCAGCAGCCCGTCCGGTGGCGGACTGAATGCTTGCGAAGGTTTTCTTCTTGTACAAAACGTCAACGGCCTGAATCCCGGGCTCTACGCCTACCATCCCATCGATCATGCACTGAGCTTTGTCAACCCGATACCTTCCTCGCCCTTGGGGCAGTTGCTGTGTGGGCAACATTTCATCAATAACCTGCCGGTGGGCCTGTTCATTACCGCTCGCTTCGACAAGTTGTGGTGGAAATATGAACACTCGCGAGCCTACCGCATGGCCTTCGTGGAGGCGGGGCACATTTCCCAGACGTTCCAGTTGGTGGCCACTGCTCTGGGGTTGAACACGTGGCTGACCGGAGCGCTGACGGACGATCAGGTCGAAATGTTACTGGGGCTCGAGAACAGCGCGGAACAACCCTTGTTTTTTGTTGGCTGCGGGCAGAGCGAAGGGCAAGTGATGTGTAAGGAATTAAAAGAACTGCTGAGCAGTCGGGAGCCGCAACAATGA
- a CDS encoding diiron oxygenase: MTHPTIDPLDRPVSWAHCFTLGDWNTRASVRTSEHDYLLPPDLEQQLETRHWFPPGFLAYLNHPAIKALGPTVIHRLSANHLVYFLDYTTVLEHRIVNRSVETIIHGELKVNIPSRMKTAALQLYTDEGYHALFSNSLAEQIAGFYGINLRPVMPQRITRLNTLLERTPDKHRALAWFLVGFVSETIIARELLDACRDDLVSSVQAMLRDHLADEARHSRYFSEVFHYLWLTLNSRQRLFAARLLMDCIRIFFEADERWLRESLHSAGVGETAVTEVLGELTSPQATLVRARSGAEAMLQALKKAGFFDLAYNRQLFMKAGLIDG; the protein is encoded by the coding sequence ATGACTCATCCCACCATTGACCCGTTGGACCGCCCCGTTTCATGGGCTCATTGTTTCACCCTCGGCGACTGGAATACCCGCGCGTCGGTGCGAACCAGCGAGCATGACTATCTATTACCGCCAGACCTGGAACAGCAACTGGAAACACGTCACTGGTTTCCCCCAGGTTTCCTGGCTTACCTGAATCACCCGGCTATCAAGGCGCTAGGTCCAACCGTCATCCATCGGCTGTCGGCCAATCATCTGGTGTACTTCCTCGACTACACCACCGTGCTCGAACATCGCATCGTCAACCGTTCCGTGGAAACCATCATCCACGGCGAACTGAAGGTCAACATTCCTTCGCGGATGAAAACTGCCGCGCTTCAGCTTTATACCGACGAGGGTTATCACGCGCTGTTCTCCAATAGCCTTGCCGAGCAGATTGCCGGGTTCTACGGGATCAACTTGCGCCCGGTCATGCCGCAGCGCATCACGCGATTGAACACCCTGCTCGAGCGCACACCTGACAAGCACCGAGCGCTGGCCTGGTTTCTCGTCGGGTTCGTGTCGGAGACGATCATTGCCAGGGAACTGCTCGACGCCTGCCGTGACGACCTGGTGTCCAGCGTCCAGGCAATGCTCAGGGATCATCTTGCGGATGAGGCGCGCCACAGTCGCTATTTCTCTGAAGTGTTCCATTACCTGTGGCTGACGCTGAACAGCCGCCAACGCCTATTCGCCGCCAGGCTGTTGATGGACTGCATCCGGATTTTCTTCGAAGCCGATGAGCGCTGGCTGCGGGAAAGCCTGCACAGCGCGGGGGTCGGCGAGACAGCCGTCACGGAAGTTCTCGGCGAGCTGACCAGCCCCCAAGCCACCCTTGTCCGTGCGCGATCCGGCGCCGAGGCAATGCTTCAGGCTCTGAAGAAGGCCGGTTTCTTCGATCTGGCTTACAACCGGCAACTATTCATGAAGGCAGGACTGATCGATGGATGA